Proteins encoded by one window of Scatophagus argus isolate fScaArg1 chromosome 4, fScaArg1.pri, whole genome shotgun sequence:
- the LOC124057647 gene encoding uncharacterized protein LOC124057647, with protein MMGDSMIMKSERVDGLRVRGYNSGVYIDLPSSYTKDCIPMNRDHIPTHQTAKQWPHLAAIADQMPPLLSCDVGLLIGYNCPRAIKPRQMISGKDSEPYGVLTDLGWSIVGCSTPGLNEGHSSLCHRVTVKELPPVTPLDVINVLESDFKDTKGDDKIVSQEDLMFLSKLKDGIKKNAQGHYEMPLPFRKRPSLPDNKRLAEIRLSHLRRKFSRDEKYKRDYTIYMKEIIERGDVEEVPADAAQGERWYIPHHGIYHPQKPDKLRIVFDCSAKYCGTSLNEHLLPGPDMINNLTGILIRFRQHPIALLCDIEKMFHQFHVQEEDRNYLRFLWWKDGDTTTQPQEYRMKVHLFGAVSSPGCANYALKYLAKEHSHSHPVGAQFVAKDFYVDDGVTSADNVEKAIQLAQEGREICAKGGLRLHKFVSNNDAVLQSLPSSECAAEAKTKDLTFNDSLERALGIQWSIKEDSFRFNSTLKNQPATRRGILSTVASIYDPLGFLAPYVLNGKRILQEMCNQGTGWDEILPERLKPRWESWQHDFVNLQKINIPRCYLPVNFGEVVETELHHFSDASTSGYGQCSYLRVKNKKGEIHCSLVIGKARVSPTKVTTIPRLELTAAVVSVSISNMLREEMRIVDLKEYFWTDSKVVLGYINNDARRFHTFVANRIQKIRHCTDPQQWRYVPTDENPADSASRGKTVNELLTSNWFTGPMFLWEKEIPIGNDAVPDLSIGDPEVKKAQALQTKTTEIMTLADRLSKFSSWSRATRAIARLLRRAKKVTSHALSTMVSSRWEDGFDTRHSLILSNIQLSFPKNTI; from the exons ATGATGGGAGACAGCATgataatgaaaagtgaaagagtaGATGGACTCCGTGTAAGAGGCTATAATTCAGGTGTTTACATTGACCTTCCTTCTTCATATACAAAAGATTGCATCCCCATGAACCGAGATCACATACCTACCCATCAAACAGCGAAACAATGGCCCCACCTAGCAGCAATCGCAGATCAGATGCCACCTCTCCTAAGCTGTGATGTAGGACTCCTCATTGGGTATAACTGTCCCAGAGCTATAAAACCCAGACAAATGATTAGTGGAAAAGACAGTGAACCCTACGGTGTACTTACAGACTTAGGGTGGAGCATTGTGGGCTGCTCTACACCTGGCCTTAACGAAGGACACTCCAGCCTTTGTCACAGAGTCACAGTAAAGGAACTCCCTCCAGTAACACCACTAGATGTGATAAACGTCCTGGAGTCAGACTTTAAGGACACCAAAGGAGATGACAAAATTGTCTCACAAGAGGATCTCATGTTCTTGAGCAAACTCAAAgatggaataaagaaaaatgctcAGGGACATTATGAGATGCCTCTACCATTTAGAAAACGGCCATCCTTACCTGATAATAAAAGGCTTGCTGAAATCAGGCTTAGTCATTTACGGCGGAAGTTCAGCAGGGATGAGAAATACAAAAGAGACTACACAATATATATGAAGGAAATCATAGAGAGGGGTGATGTGGAAGAGGTACCTGCAGATGCAGCTCAAGGTGAGCGATGGTATATTCCACATCATGGCATTTATCACCCTCAGAAGCCCGATAAACTGCGCATTGTGTTTGACTGCTCTGCAAAATACTGTGGCACAAGCCTAAACGAACACCTGCTCCCAGGACCAGACATGATTAACAACCTAACAGGCATCCTAATAAGGTTCAGACAACATCCCATTGCTCTTCTATGTGATATagagaaaatgtttcaccaATTTCACGTCCAGGAGGAAGACCGCAACTACCTCCGGTTCCTCTGGTGGAAGGACGGagacacaaccacacaaccTCAGGAATATCGTATGAAAGTACACCTTTTTGGTGCAGTGTCATCCCCTGGGTGTGCGAACTATGCACTAAAATATCTAGCTAAGGAACACAGCCACTCCCATCCAGTAGGAGCCCAATTTGTTGCAAAAGACTTTTATGTAGATGACGGAGTCACAAGTGCTGACAATGTGGAAAAGGCCATTCAGTTGgcacaggaaggaagagaaatCTGTGCCAAAGGTGGTCTCCGTCTCCACAAATTTGTGTCTAACAACGATGCTGTATTACAGAGCCTACCTTCTTCAGAGTGCGCAGCAGAAGCAAAGACAAAGGACCTAACCTTTAATGACTCATTGGAAAGAGCCTTAGGAATTCAATGGAGTATAAAGGAGGACAGCTTCAGATTCAACAGCACCTTAAAGAACCAACCAGCCACACGCAGAGGCATATTATCCACTGTCGCATCCATTTATGACCCTCTTGGTTTTCTAGCACCATATGTCCTCAATGGGAAGAGAATCCTCCAAGAAATGTGCAACCAAGGCACTGGCTGGGATGAAATTCTGCCAGAAAGGCTAAAACCACGGTGGGAGAGTTGGCAACATGACTTCGTCAACTTACAGAAGATAAACATACCTCGCTGTTACTTACCTGTTAACTTCGGAGAAGTTGTGGAGACTGAATTACACCATTTCTCAGATGCGAGCACCAGTGGATATGGGCAGTGCTCTTATCTGAGAGTCAAGAACAAGAAAGGAGAGATTCACTGTTCCCTCGTGATAGGAAAGGCCCGTGTTTCTCCCACAAAGGTGACTACAATACCACGACTCGAattaacagcagcagtggtttcaGTCTCTATCAGCAATATGCttagagaagaaatgagaattGTTGATTTGAAAGAATACTTTTGGACCGACTCAAAGGTAGTGTTGGGCTACATAAATAACGATGCTCGACGATTTCACACCTTTGTCGCCAACCGGATCCAGAAGATCCGCCATTGCACAGATCCCCAGCAATGGCGCTATGTTCCCACAGATGAGAATCCAGCAGATAGCGCATCCAGAGGTAAAACTGTAAATGAACTACTTACCTCCAACTGGTTCACTGGCCCCATGTTTCTCTGGGAAAAAGAAATACCCATAGGAAATGATGCAGTGCCAGACCTATCTATAGGGGATCCAGAAGTCAAAAAGGCACAAGCCCTACAAACgaaaaccacagaaataatGACTCTTGCTGACCGTCTGTCCAAGTTCTCATCATGGTCCCGAGCTACCAGAGCCATAGCCCGTTTGCTTCGGAGAGCTAAAAAAGTCACATCACATGCTCTTTCTACA ATGGTCTCCTCAAGGTGGGAGGACGGCTTCGACACTCGTCACTCACTGATTCTTTCAAACATCCAATTGTCATTCCCAAAGAACACCATCTGA